The following coding sequences are from one Sphingomonadaceae bacterium OTU29LAMAA1 window:
- a CDS encoding hemerythrin domain-containing protein: MALAQIYADLKRDHDKQRDMLKQLADMQGAGEERQRLFEAFRLEIQSHAAAEEESLYATMLRDPELRDDARHSVSEHKEVDDLLGEMADVEFGSDAWSEKFFHMRRRYEHHITEEEEEMFPAAAEELDDATEEELATIYEERKPEELELAKANPPGGDERD; the protein is encoded by the coding sequence ATGGCGCTGGCACAAATCTACGCGGACCTGAAGCGGGACCACGACAAGCAACGCGACATGCTGAAGCAGCTTGCCGACATGCAGGGTGCCGGCGAGGAGCGGCAGCGGCTGTTCGAGGCCTTTCGCCTCGAAATTCAGAGCCACGCCGCCGCCGAAGAGGAGTCGCTCTACGCGACGATGCTGCGCGATCCCGAACTGCGCGACGACGCCCGTCATTCGGTCAGCGAACACAAGGAGGTCGACGATCTGCTCGGCGAAATGGCCGACGTGGAATTCGGCTCCGATGCGTGGAGCGAGAAGTTCTTCCACATGCGCCGCCGCTACGAACACCACATCACCGAGGAAGAGGAAGAGATGTTCCCCGCCGCCGCGGAGGAACTCGATGACGCTACCGAGGAAGAGCTCGCCACGATCTACGAAGAGCGCAAGCCAGAGGAGCTGGAACTGGCTAAGGCCAATCCTCCCGGTGGTGACGAACGCGACTGA
- a CDS encoding UdgX family uracil-DNA binding protein (This protein belongs to the uracil DNA glycosylase superfamily, members of which act in excision repair of DNA. However, it belongs more specifically to UdgX branch, whose founding member was found to bind uracil in DNA (where it does not belong), without cleaving it, appears to promote DNA repair by a pathway involving RecA, rather than base excision.): MRIAVLPAPDDFDAWRDTARALAAQQVPPDDVVWQVGDTPEDLFATAPEDASPAQAPSPFSVPRAFIDLARSVVMADEPERFALLYTTLSRLRTEPKLMEDQADPLIRKLEVIAKNVRRDIHKMRAFLRFREVQDDDGTSRYVAWFEPEHHIVRANAAFFVNRFASMRWSILTPEVSLHWDGKALSEGPGASKADAPDGDPTEEVWKTYYASIFNPARVKIGAMLKEMPRKYWKNMPETALVGQLIAGAQARESGMIETARTAIGGNAQAAWEALRDEAATCTRCHLYKHATQTVFGEGPVDAAMMFVGEQPGDQEDLAGTPFVGPAGQVFNRAVAAADIDRSRVYVTNAVKHFKYEQRGKRRIHAKPDTGEITACRWWIEQERMLIRPQVTVALGATAARSLLDRTVTIGKERGRPVQLPDGGEAWITVHPSYLLRLPDEAQKQDEFARFVEDLKMAKAALG; the protein is encoded by the coding sequence ATGCGTATAGCCGTGCTGCCCGCCCCCGACGATTTCGACGCCTGGCGCGACACCGCCCGCGCGCTCGCCGCACAACAGGTACCCCCAGACGACGTCGTCTGGCAGGTCGGCGACACGCCCGAAGACCTGTTCGCCACCGCCCCCGAAGATGCCTCACCAGCGCAGGCGCCCAGCCCCTTCTCCGTCCCCCGCGCGTTCATCGACCTCGCCCGCAGTGTCGTCATGGCCGACGAACCCGAACGTTTCGCCCTCCTCTACACCACGCTAAGCCGCCTCCGCACCGAGCCTAAGTTGATGGAGGATCAGGCCGACCCGCTGATCCGCAAGCTGGAGGTCATCGCCAAGAACGTCCGCCGCGACATCCACAAGATGCGCGCTTTCCTCCGCTTCCGCGAGGTGCAGGACGACGACGGCACCAGTCGCTACGTCGCGTGGTTCGAGCCCGAACACCATATCGTCCGCGCCAACGCTGCCTTCTTCGTCAACCGCTTCGCCAGCATGCGCTGGTCGATCCTGACGCCCGAAGTGTCGCTCCACTGGGACGGCAAGGCGCTGTCGGAAGGCCCCGGCGCCAGCAAGGCAGACGCCCCCGACGGCGATCCGACCGAAGAGGTGTGGAAGACCTATTACGCCAGCATCTTCAACCCCGCCCGCGTGAAGATCGGCGCGATGCTGAAGGAAATGCCGCGCAAATATTGGAAAAACATGCCCGAAACCGCGTTGGTCGGCCAGTTGATCGCAGGCGCGCAGGCACGGGAGAGCGGCATGATCGAAACCGCCAGAACAGCCATCGGCGGCAATGCACAGGCGGCGTGGGAGGCACTGCGCGACGAGGCGGCGACCTGCACCCGCTGCCACCTCTACAAGCACGCGACGCAAACGGTGTTCGGCGAAGGTCCGGTCGATGCGGCAATGATGTTCGTCGGCGAACAGCCCGGCGATCAGGAGGACCTCGCCGGCACGCCGTTCGTCGGCCCGGCGGGTCAGGTGTTCAACCGCGCCGTCGCCGCCGCCGACATCGACCGCTCGCGCGTCTACGTCACCAACGCGGTCAAGCATTTCAAATACGAACAGCGCGGCAAGCGCCGTATCCATGCCAAGCCCGACACCGGCGAAATCACTGCCTGCCGCTGGTGGATCGAACAGGAACGCATGCTCATCCGCCCGCAGGTGACGGTAGCACTGGGCGCCACCGCGGCCCGCTCACTACTGGACCGTACCGTCACGATCGGCAAGGAACGCGGTCGCCCCGTGCAACTGCCCGACGGCGGCGAGGCATGGATCACCGTCCACCCCAGCTACCTCCTCCGGCTCCCCGACGAAGCGCAGAAACAGGACGAATTCGCCCGCTTCGTCGAGGATTTGAAGATGGCCAAAGCCGCTTTGGGGTAG